One stretch of Schlesneria sp. DSM 10557 DNA includes these proteins:
- a CDS encoding amidohydrolase/deacetylase family metallohydrolase produces the protein MYDVLLKGARVVDPSQKLDGCFDVAILGGRIAALLDPASTPLESAAAIRVVDVRGKIVVPGLIDFHVHVFPGVSHFGIDPDPTCLARGVTTVLDFGTAGGLIFDGFRQFVIDEAQTRVLALLHIAGQGLIGSVGSPPLLGELHDLRYCDLDTLERTYSKHRDVILGVKIRCTADLAEGGRNEAGGLEMARKGADLLNLPLIIHSPNSSLSIEHVLDRMKPGDVLTHCYHGKDCGLVDQKLKIPAAIRDKLQSGVLLDVGHGFSSFNFSVARSLLDQEVLPDFISSDIHFYNLHGPVYDLLTTMDKFLHLGMPLAEVIRRTTQTPAKFLGRQDDLGTLKPGAIADITVLELQEGEFVLEDSEGNREIGRHRLDATHVFRSGRQIGVLPKPSPAVARA, from the coding sequence ATGTATGACGTTCTGCTGAAGGGGGCCCGTGTCGTCGACCCTTCCCAAAAGTTAGACGGCTGCTTCGATGTTGCGATTCTGGGAGGCCGAATTGCGGCTCTCTTAGATCCGGCGTCAACGCCCCTCGAATCGGCTGCGGCCATTCGGGTCGTGGATGTTCGGGGGAAGATCGTCGTTCCCGGTTTGATCGATTTTCATGTCCACGTCTTTCCCGGGGTAAGTCACTTCGGTATCGATCCTGATCCGACCTGTCTGGCACGCGGAGTCACCACGGTTCTTGATTTCGGAACTGCAGGGGGACTGATTTTTGATGGCTTTCGCCAATTTGTAATTGATGAAGCCCAGACGCGCGTGCTGGCATTACTGCACATCGCAGGTCAGGGTTTGATCGGAAGCGTGGGCAGCCCTCCTCTGCTCGGGGAACTGCACGACCTTCGTTACTGTGACCTCGATACCCTTGAACGGACGTACTCAAAGCATCGCGACGTGATTCTGGGGGTCAAGATCCGCTGCACTGCGGATCTGGCCGAAGGGGGACGCAACGAGGCGGGTGGACTGGAAATGGCCCGAAAGGGGGCCGACCTGCTGAACCTGCCGCTGATTATTCACAGCCCGAACTCCAGCCTGTCCATCGAGCACGTGCTCGATCGCATGAAACCAGGCGATGTCCTGACCCATTGTTACCACGGTAAGGATTGCGGTCTGGTCGATCAGAAACTGAAAATTCCTGCTGCGATTCGCGATAAGCTGCAGTCAGGTGTGCTGCTGGACGTGGGGCACGGCTTTTCCAGTTTCAATTTCAGCGTTGCTCGAAGCCTGTTGGATCAGGAAGTGCTTCCCGATTTCATCAGTAGTGACATTCACTTCTACAATCTGCACGGTCCCGTGTATGACCTGTTGACGACGATGGACAAGTTTCTGCATCTGGGGATGCCGCTGGCCGAAGTCATCCGGCGGACGACGCAGACACCGGCAAAATTCCTGGGACGTCAGGATGATCTGGGGACGCTGAAGCCCGGTGCCATCGCTGACATCACCGTGCTGGAACTTCAGGAAGGGGAGTTCGTCCTCGAAGACTCCGAGGGGAACCGTGAAATCGGACGCCACCGACTGGATGCGACGCACGTGTTCCGATCGGGCAGACAGATTGGCGTGCTTCCGAAACCATCGCCAGCAGTCGCTCGGGCTTGA